A region from the Eptesicus fuscus isolate TK198812 chromosome 1, DD_ASM_mEF_20220401, whole genome shotgun sequence genome encodes:
- the LOC114227645 gene encoding sperm acrosome membrane-associated protein 4-like — MRSVIQQFQEAYRHQFTMVLGWLLLLVMALPTVMTGIKMCIFCDLTDSSSNCPGILMTCGDNEQCFTGQGMIPGLGPVTNKGCMLSTSCSRRVEPVIYQGVTYKFNSTCCNGELCNRAPTPAGSLKAGATCLPLGVLLLLQ, encoded by the coding sequence ATGCGGAGTGTCATTCAGCAGTTCCAGGAAGCCTACCGCCACCAGTTCACCATGGTCCTTGGCTGGCTACTGCTCCTGGTGATGGCTCTGCCCACAGTCATGACAGGCATCAAGATGTGCATCTTCTGTGATCTGACTGACTCATCCTCGAACTGCCCCGGCATCCTCATGACCTGTGGCGACAACGAGCAATGCTTCACTGGCCAAGGAATGATTCCCGGTCTCGGCCCTGTCACCAACAAAGGATGCATGCTGTCCACTTCATGTAGCCGCCGTGTAGAGCCTGTCATCTACCAGGGTGTCACCTACAAGTTCAACTCCACCTGCTGCAATGGCGAACTGTGTAACCgggcccccacccccgcaggcaGCCTGAAGGCGGGGGCCACCTGTCTGCCACTGGgcgtgctgctgctgcttcagtGA